Below is a genomic region from Zea mays cultivar B73 chromosome 9, Zm-B73-REFERENCE-NAM-5.0, whole genome shotgun sequence.
AGCACGGCCCACAAAGGCACGGCCCACAAAAGCACATATCTAATTATGGGCCGTGCCGTGCCAGCACGTGTGCCCAGTCATCGGCCCACGGCACGGCCCACAATTAGTTATGTGTGCCAGGCCGGCCCAAATAGCCCAAAATGTCTTAATGTGCCAGACCGGCCCATATACATACAACAGTAATGCATCAACAAAaagtataaaatatatatatgaccaaaataaaactaagatgttttgtggatgcacattataaacctttggtcagaaagaaaaaaaaatattACAACTAGCTCACAAATAATATTCAGTTCTCTGTTTAGTGTTTAATTGAGTACTATACATCCATACATAATACATATACAAtgatcatcatcactattcactatccATATATAGGTATTGGTTCTCGATGACTTATTGAAGCTCtagattcttcaagttatgctagTCATGTGGTATTTGATggaccttagttaaatattgagtcTATATTTAGTGGGCCTCAGTGGGCCTTAGTTAAATGGGCCGTGCCAGGCCGGCCCGTGGGCTTGACTTGAGGCCCAGGCACGGCCCACAAtgtgggccgtgccggcccaggCCCACAATTAGGTTGGGCCGTGCCAAAAATTATGTGCTTTGGGCCGGCCTATTAGACACAgcacaaatgtacacctatagtgcATCTACTACGGCAAGAAAAACTTGCGTGCCTGTCTTTGACAAGTGAGAAGATTCTCCCTGCCACTAAAGACCTTGCTGTTGTtgttacagttatgtggtgtgagAGGCGGAGGCGAAGCAGCCTCGCAGGCGATGTTTTGGCGACCCAGAAACGACCTCAGCTTGGTGCTAGCCTTCGAGAGCACTCGAGAACGCAACGCAGCCATCATGCTCGCTCGGCGTTTCGCTGTAGATTGCAACGTATGCGCCTTCACCAAGCGCTATGTACGCGTCTCAGACCGCTGCAGCATTTTTTTTTTGCCTTACCTTAatgaaatgtggttgcagatcatCCTTGCTGGGCCAGGCGACAAAACTCCCTGGTGAACGAAGATGGCACCTGTGCTCTGCCGATACCAGATACCACCCAGCACCCACCACTCCTGACTGTCCTGCTCTTCCTCGCGTCGTAGGTTCCTGAAAGAAGGCGCCGTCCGCACCATTTTAACCGCCTGGGCGCCGCCTTTCTATGTCACTGTGCTATGTTTTCCCAGTCCGCGAGGGTTGTAATCTGTTGTTGCTGGGAGATGCGACAGCAATGTAAGCTACAAGTCTAACTGTGTTTGACATATGTTTAGGCCTCGTTCGGTTGGCCTGGAACGGCCCTATTCCATCCGGATATATTTGGTCAGGATTGAAACCGGAAACAACTAATAATGGTTGTTCGGTTATGTCTAACTCATAATAAAACCAGATTGAAAACAGGTCATTTCAACCCTTTTCACCACTCAACAGCTCGGATTAAATCCACATCTACAAGCTCCTGGAATCAAACCAAACCAGACCTTCTCAGGTTCTAGTGAACCACCTGGTTTCACTCGATCCGGACCTAGAAGAAAAACATGCTTGGTTTCGATTTGGAACAAACGAACGAGGCCTTAGTGTGATGTTGAAGCAATGACATATGTTAATGTTGATGTTGAGTTAATTATGTCGGTGGTGATGTGGGTGGCTCGTGGGTCTATCTCTTGGCCATTGATACAACGCACGATCAGATtggaaaacaaaaaaaaattgCCTTAAGGCGGTGTCGAGCAAATCATGTATAGACTAATCTATGGTCGTCTCGTGTCATTTTTTTAATAAATAATTCCTCAtaactatttcaaattaatctgttGCACGCCTATAGATGACCAAACGCCGGCCCGGCACGGGCCAGACGCACGCGAGTCACAACTATGGCCTAGGTACGTCAATGCCGGCCTGCTGATTGtgccgggccagcccgttagctcgtcggcccatttgattaaatcagcgtaaaatattaaaaagcgATGCAGGAGGTGGTgttcgaacccatgccctgatgaAAAAAGGACTGGAGACACtggagacactgggtgaagctgtctaagatgtttttaatgttgaatataaattgtatatatgtatatacatttttttgtaaaataaaaaaatataatcgtgtcgggctgggccaacactacgggccgaggctacaacccaagcacgacacgacgttcttggctcttgcaagcattaggtcgtttctaagaccacattggcgcaatggagtacatggtgtttgaggttgctgaattggatgaagCAACAATGATTGTCaaactaacagtaaaatgaaggTTATTTGttagttttaaacgttagtaattgctacgaagtagcataatttatatggagtacATCCAGTTTttgttgatgcctgactttagcaaccactccatattttaatctatcttttttattggtttgacttcatgtgacttattttagaaacttgagctcagaaactttctcttatttgatcTCTGTATGGTGGGATTATGTctatttataatctctgttcgttcagtcagtcattgtgaactctcttctaatcgctcacttcattggtcgtattgtaccaagacatattgcatggagtaaacaataacacaagttagtcaaatcaaaaaaatattatacagagaacggagacaatcaataaaaaatcttgaattttttgatggataatttacgtgggtattgttgtaagacaTCGCAACGCACGGCTAACCAACTGGTACATCTTTATGCATGCCTCTATGTGCATTTTAAAATAGAAGATAAGATATATGAGAGCTATTAATATAGCCTAAGAAAGAAAATACGCCTCCATGCATGCCTCTATGTGCATTCAGTCCATTCACCCCTGGATGTGGGTACAGCAAATATactttatttatatataataacaTTATTACAAGTGTATATGCACTGTAGAAAGGTAAACAGCTCGAACCAACATGGTGGGGTCATCGGAGTAGCCCTAGCGGACCCTAGTTATTACTATCATCGTCCACAACGATGCCGCTGACATCCGGTTGGGCCTGTGGCTTCGGTAGTATAGCAGCCTCCTTCTTGGCCTTCTCCAACGCGGTGACCAGCCTCGCGAGGCACGGTCCAGCGTCTTCGAATTCGTCGGGGCTCCTGGGCGTGAGGTGCTCGCCGACGTCGACGGGCACCATGTTCACTTCCTGGAGCAAAGCCCTAACACGGTCGCACTGCGCCCCGTGTGCCTCGACGACGTCGTCGCGGAGGTGCATCCGGGCCAGGAACTTGAAGGACTCGAAGTCGCAGTAGGACATCTCGATCTTTTTGTCCATCCGCCCCGTCCGGATCAGCGCCGGGTCCAGCTTGTCGACGTGGTTGGTGGTGAACACGACGAGCCGCTCCTCGCCGCACGCCGACCAGATGCCGTCGATGAAGTTGAGCAGGCCCGACAGAGTGACCTTGCTGCTGCTCTtggcgtcctcctcctcctccttctgTTTCGCCGCATAAGGGTCGTCCCCGTTCCCGTCTTTCgaaccctcctcctcctccttgcttTTGCGCTTGCCGGTCACTTGGAGCGAGCAGTCGATGTCCTCGAACACCATGATGGACTTGCTCTTGGTCTCTATGAGCAGCTTCCGGAGGTCGGTGTTGGTCTTCACCGACGTGAGCTCGAAGTCGTAGACGTCGTACCCGAGGTGGTTGGCCATCGCGGCGACCATGGTGGACTTGCCGGTGCCCGGCGGCCCGTACAGGAGATACCCCCGCTTCCACGGCTTCCCCACGCGGTTGTAGTAGTCCTTGCTCTGCTTGAACATGTCGAGGTCGTCGATGACGTCCTTCTTCTTCGCCGGGTCCATGGCCAGCTTGTCGAACGTCTTGGGGTGCTCGAACGGGACATGCGTCCAAACGTCTCGGTAGAAACTGCAGGGGAATCCAAGGAAGTTACATACACATACATAGAATAGAAGCAGATTCTACATGCATGTCGACATGTTCAGGAAAGGGTACCCGTCGTCAAAGCCTTCCCTGAGGATGTTCGTGTAGAGTCTTCGCTGGCGGTTCTTGGCCATGACGGCGCGGCCCTGCCTGCGCACGTACGGGAGGTACTCGTTGAGCACCAGGTCGCGGTGGCCCTCGTGGAACTCGAGCCGGAAGAACCGGCGCTCGGCGCGTGAGGCACGGCTCCACGGCACGGTGTCACTGGGCGGCGGCACGCCGGCGGCCGACCACCAGACCATGGCGCCCCGGAATGTGTCGGCGACCTCCTCGCCCTTGGCCATGCTGAACACGAGCTTGTCCCTGTCGGTGGCGGCGGCGTCCCGGCGGCCGCCGCCGCCAGACTCGGCCCTGAGGTGGCGCACGTCGCGCGTGCTCGCCGTGGTGAGGTAGGACTTGATCTCGTCGAAGGCGTCGCTGCTCTTGATGCGCCCGCCCTCGTACTCCTCGAAGGTCACCGACAGGTAAGGGTCGACCACCGCGGCGAGCCGCCGCGCGCGACGGTTGAAGCTGCGCGCGAAGAACTGCTGCAGGTGGATGTGCTGCAGGTTCTGCCATACCACGGTCCAGCACACGGCCAGAACGCCTACCACCACCGAGACCTGGCTAAACCACGAGACCACATCCATCTCTCAACTTTGTATGCTGCGCTCAGTGCGTGCTTCCAAGTTTCTTGCATTGGCTACCGGCAGCCTACAGTACAGTCTCCAGCCAcggtagcatatatatatatacatacaggATATATGACGCCACGCATTATATTCATGCACACACATAATTTTACCAGATCGCTACATGAACCGTCAGAATTACTCGATCGCATAAGATTATCTACTCGCTCCGTTCGTAAATATATGACTTTTGGCTCTTTTTTAGTTTCAGCTTTGACAGCTCGCCTTGTAAAAAAATTAGAAATTTTACTAATTTGCACTATGGTTTGGTTTAGTATATAATAAACCTTAAGTCTAGGTATAAATCACTCTGAAATTTTAATTTCTTTTGGATAAGAGGAGTGGTCAAATTTGAGACTTAAAATATTAAATGATATATATTTGTGAACGGAGGTAGTATAAAGAAGCTATAAAATTAATttagtcaaaaataaaacactcggcagagagtttctttgccgagtgtttttttatcGAGATTTTTTTTTGTTTGGCATTTGGCAAAAAACCGAATTTTGGTAGTATTTGGCTGAACACACCAGAGGTtttctgcaaaaaaaaaaaaattaTAGTTGAGCGCAGAGAGGAGAGTGTGGAAGTTTATTTTAAAAAACACGGTAGCAGGTCCAGATTAATTTTGTGTACATAAAATTAATTTAGTAGTATTGGGGGGGAGCAACATACATCCTTAGTTCATCATCATGTCCTCATTTACCTTCTGCAGATGAGGTTGTCTTGGTTTTTTTATGTAAAATGTTGTTCCTATAAAACTGTGCAGTACTAGAGGGAAAATATTTGTCGGGGACTATAATTagaggtaccctcaaggctcctaattctcagctggtaacccccatcagcacaaagctgcaaaggcctgatgagtgcgattaagtcagggatcagtccattcgagggactcgatcacgcctcgcccgaacctagcctcggacaagggcagccgaccccggagggtttccgtctcgcccgaggcccccctccagcggcaaacatatttccggctcgcccgaggccagtgGCGGACGCAGAACAAAACTTTAGGTGGGGCGACATTATAAGAGACAAACCACGATACTAGACGACTAGATAAAAATAGCTTCATGATAATAACAAGGTTAGGTGATAATACTAGGAGCGTTCTAAAATGATATGAATATTAGAAAACCATTTTGGCCACCCTACAGAAAGACGGGTGAAGCGGCCACATTGACGCGTCATTGTGGTGAGTCTGCCTTGAGATGGCGATGATGAGGCAGCAACATGCGAGGGGCAGCAAGGGCAAGCGACTGTAGGTAGTGGCAAGCGACAACAACTGTTGCATTGCGATGACGTGGTGGGACCCTGTTGACATAGTGAGGGCAGATGGTGGTGGCACCATGGTGCCAAGGCAGGATCCCACCAATAGCTTGCCCACCAGTCGATGCGGAATAAGAGGCAAAGTAGTGGCGCTGCGTGTGGGATCCCGACAACGCGATGAACTAACGAGTGACGAGAAGACAAGGTGACACTAGTAGCGGACAGGTCTGGTCACCCACTACCGATCCAGTCATGATCGAAGGAGCTATCGAGCCACGAGTAGGTCGAGTAGCTAGCCGCTAGAGGAAGGAATCGAACTACTTGTATGGAGAGTGGGCTGAGCAATGGACTGTCGAGAAAAAGTTAGATTAAAACTAGGTTTCATTAGATTTGGTTGTACCTACTATATAAaggtttttttttattttgatgTATATCTAAATATAGGTATAATAGCATATAAAAATTGAGGTGGGGCCATGGCCCCCTTTGCCCCACCCTTGGATCCGCCTctacccgaggccctgtcttcgccaagaagcaaccctgaccaaatcgccgcaccgaccgaccaaattgcaggagcatttaatgcaaaggtggcctgacacctttatcctgacacgcgccccccagccggcagagccgaagtgaccgccgtcacttcgccgctccactgaccggcctgacagaaggacaatgtcggtgttttgggtccgaccgcacacccggggttgcccctcaaggtgtttttaggagtaggacggtgtcgacgactgtagcaaaatggttcgtgccgatcgcacgaaggaaaatggacaagatttgcaggttcgggccgcttagaagtgtgtaacaccctacgtcctggtgagtatatgagcgtggttacaagaggattctctggatagagggcgcagagagtttttgtgggtggctaagtagaacagggtcgatcgatctgaaggggtgccccctaggccttatatactcggccgtggagcattacatgtgatacgataacaacaagtagctgaaagatagtgaacctcttgagtttatccttacgtaacctccgccgacttatcctcgcatggctccgttgcatgggggcttcagcgcggggaagtcgggtctctgtttgtgattcattcgttcgacgttgtgggccgcctgtgcttgcactaatcagtcccacgtcttctttattggttgtccttccctaggccgacgaaagaatgaccttacgaattattgggcccttgggcttttcgtgaggccttttacttctttagtggacccaggggatatctatcccccacaagcccccgatctttgagtt
It encodes:
- the LOC103639115 gene encoding AAA-ATPase At3g28580, with the translated sequence MDVVSWFSQVSVVVGVLAVCWTVVWQNLQHIHLQQFFARSFNRRARRLAAVVDPYLSVTFEEYEGGRIKSSDAFDEIKSYLTTASTRDVRHLRAESGGGGRRDAAATDRDKLVFSMAKGEEVADTFRGAMVWWSAAGVPPPSDTVPWSRASRAERRFFRLEFHEGHRDLVLNEYLPYVRRQGRAVMAKNRQRRLYTNILREGFDDGFYRDVWTHVPFEHPKTFDKLAMDPAKKKDVIDDLDMFKQSKDYYNRVGKPWKRGYLLYGPPGTGKSTMVAAMANHLGYDVYDFELTSVKTNTDLRKLLIETKSKSIMVFEDIDCSLQVTGKRKSKEEEEGSKDGNGDDPYAAKQKEEEEDAKSSSKVTLSGLLNFIDGIWSACGEERLVVFTTNHVDKLDPALIRTGRMDKKIEMSYCDFESFKFLARMHLRDDVVEAHGAQCDRVRALLQEVNMVPVDVGEHLTPRSPDEFEDAGPCLARLVTALEKAKKEAAILPKPQAQPDVSGIVVDDDSNN